Proteins encoded together in one Synechococcus sp. BL107 window:
- a CDS encoding cell division protein FtsQ/DivIB: MSRPLSPQRARRRELRQRKRRELGVQAWRVAICLLLGSGLGWLLLRHGWTMDSIDRIVISGDTGLRAEQVAQAGKLSFPQPLFEVSPAELERQLLRDLPVQAASIERRLHPARLEVHLLRQTPVARATRQQAGLRERGMVDADGRWIPLSANSSMPMPLSAITVHGWRLSQRLAIAKLLEDRNRFQGKLQTITVHPDGGISLRTSNTGRIDLGQDRGRLNEQIDAIVQLRRTLPPDLLKPNQGYLDLTNPDRPELQLPVTTVPASEAPIP; encoded by the coding sequence GTGAGTCGTCCTCTCTCACCGCAACGCGCACGCCGTCGAGAACTACGCCAGCGCAAACGCCGAGAGCTTGGTGTTCAAGCATGGCGTGTAGCGATTTGTCTGTTGCTCGGCAGCGGCCTTGGCTGGTTGTTGCTGCGCCATGGATGGACCATGGACAGCATCGACAGAATTGTGATCAGCGGGGATACAGGGCTCAGAGCTGAACAAGTGGCCCAAGCGGGGAAGCTGTCTTTTCCCCAACCGCTATTTGAAGTGAGTCCTGCGGAGCTGGAGCGCCAGCTTCTCCGCGACCTTCCTGTACAGGCAGCATCGATCGAAAGACGCCTCCATCCAGCCAGGCTTGAAGTCCATCTGCTGCGTCAAACGCCAGTGGCTCGTGCGACCCGACAACAGGCGGGATTACGAGAACGCGGAATGGTCGATGCCGACGGTCGTTGGATCCCCCTCAGTGCCAACTCGTCCATGCCCATGCCGTTATCGGCCATCACCGTTCATGGCTGGAGGCTGTCTCAACGACTCGCCATTGCCAAACTCCTTGAAGATCGCAACCGATTCCAAGGCAAGCTCCAAACCATCACCGTGCATCCGGATGGAGGAATCAGTTTGCGAACAAGCAACACCGGTCGTATCGACCTGGGACAAGATCGCGGACGATTGAATGAACAAATTGACGCGATCGTTCAGCTGAGACGAACCCTGCCTCCGGACTTGTTAAAGCCGAATCAGGGTTACCTGGATCTCACGAATCCCGACCGCCCCGAGCTTCAGCTACCCGTGACAACCGTTCCTGCTTCAGAAGCGCCAATCCCTTGA
- a CDS encoding D-alanine--D-alanine ligase family protein codes for MESRPTTIGLVFGGYSGEHEVSIRSAATVIHGLRSGENSQRYRVIPFYIDQEGRWWGETVANRVLASQKPIDQSDPLKAKGFRGLPEGSETVEVWYPVLHGPNGEDGTVQGLFKLMRQPFVGAGVLGSAVSMDKLAMKAAFTGAGLSQVPYVGLNATDLNDSIRREHVLDRIEAELHYPCFVKPANLGSSVGISKVHNRYELEQGLDHAAQLDPRLVVEQGVHARELECAVLGGHQLRSSVVGEVRFDADWYDYTTKYTAGLSTTVIPAELPEGVAERVQKQALEACSALGVTGMARVDFFYDDTKHQLWINEINTLPGFTSQSMYPMLWEASGVTLDQLVHKLVQSAGE; via the coding sequence ATGGAGTCGCGACCCACAACGATCGGTCTTGTTTTTGGCGGCTACTCCGGCGAGCACGAGGTCTCCATTCGGTCAGCAGCCACGGTCATCCATGGTCTACGCAGCGGCGAAAACAGTCAGCGCTACCGCGTGATTCCGTTTTATATCGACCAGGAGGGGCGCTGGTGGGGAGAAACGGTCGCCAATCGGGTCTTGGCGAGTCAAAAGCCCATCGATCAATCTGACCCGCTCAAGGCCAAAGGCTTTCGGGGTCTCCCCGAGGGCAGTGAGACCGTTGAGGTTTGGTACCCGGTGTTGCATGGACCGAACGGAGAAGACGGAACTGTTCAAGGCTTGTTCAAACTGATGCGTCAGCCCTTCGTTGGTGCAGGAGTCCTCGGATCAGCGGTGAGCATGGACAAGCTTGCGATGAAAGCGGCGTTCACAGGCGCTGGCCTGTCTCAAGTGCCCTACGTCGGACTGAATGCCACCGATCTCAATGATTCCATCCGACGTGAACATGTTTTGGATCGGATCGAAGCCGAACTGCACTACCCATGCTTTGTGAAGCCAGCCAATCTCGGCTCTTCGGTGGGGATCAGCAAAGTGCACAACCGTTATGAGCTGGAGCAAGGCCTCGACCATGCGGCGCAGCTCGACCCTCGTCTGGTGGTGGAACAGGGCGTTCATGCCCGAGAACTGGAGTGCGCTGTTTTAGGGGGACATCAGCTTCGATCGTCTGTTGTTGGAGAGGTGCGCTTCGATGCCGATTGGTACGACTACACCACGAAATACACCGCCGGGCTTAGTACAACGGTGATCCCGGCTGAGCTGCCAGAGGGTGTCGCCGAGCGTGTTCAGAAACAAGCCCTCGAAGCCTGCTCGGCACTGGGTGTTACGGGAATGGCCCGCGTTGATTTTTTCTACGACGACACCAAACATCAACTTTGGATCAATGAAATCAATACCCTGCCTGGCTTCACAAGTCAGAGCATGTACCCCATGCTCTGGGAGGCCAGTGGCGTAACACTCGACCAGCTCGTGCACAAACTGGTTCAATCCGCAGGAGAATGA
- a CDS encoding FAD-binding oxidoreductase has product MTRADALLALRQDLAHISDLDLQDEPGQLLRCSRDAYDYSPVLTPKLAGARAQLVSRPQSVAAVEQLAAACAKHGVPLTVRGAGTGNYGQCVPLEGGMVMLTTGLQRIRKFDPVTGVVTVEPGCQMSHLDQELRRHQRELRLLPSTWRSATVGGFVAGGSGGIGSIRWGFLRDPGHLLGLEVVPMTTDAHCHQLDEIEAEPLNHSYGTNGIITALTLSTAPAVNWHQVCIDCMDWADAVALLLACGRSAVSLQLATALEASVLDCLPGWSGPAKGQHRLLLLVAPDGIASLKRLAADSGADLQDLGPEDFNAGNGLRELSWNHTTLHMRASEPGWTYLQMLLPQPELPAMQALRDHWGDDLLWHLELVKQQGSVRVAALPLVRWRGAALLEQLMDDCRAHGAFVFNPHVITVEDGGLGVVDGDQVAAKQRFDPDGLMNPGKLRGWLERTQNS; this is encoded by the coding sequence ATGACTCGCGCCGATGCGCTTCTCGCTCTAAGACAGGATTTAGCCCATATTTCCGACCTGGATCTTCAGGACGAACCTGGCCAGTTGCTGCGTTGTTCCCGCGATGCATACGACTACTCGCCTGTGCTGACTCCCAAGCTTGCGGGGGCCCGTGCGCAGTTGGTGTCTCGCCCTCAGTCGGTGGCCGCCGTCGAACAGTTAGCAGCAGCGTGTGCCAAACATGGCGTCCCACTCACGGTGCGGGGTGCTGGCACCGGGAATTATGGGCAATGCGTCCCCCTCGAGGGCGGGATGGTGATGCTCACCACTGGTTTGCAGCGCATTCGCAAGTTTGATCCCGTCACGGGTGTCGTCACGGTGGAGCCGGGTTGCCAGATGAGTCATTTGGATCAGGAGCTACGCCGTCATCAGCGTGAGTTGCGCTTGCTTCCCAGTACTTGGCGCAGCGCAACGGTGGGTGGTTTTGTTGCGGGGGGATCGGGGGGGATTGGTTCGATTCGCTGGGGATTTCTGCGCGATCCAGGCCACTTGTTGGGTCTTGAGGTCGTGCCGATGACGACCGATGCCCATTGCCATCAATTGGATGAAATTGAGGCGGAACCACTGAATCATTCATACGGCACGAACGGGATTATTACGGCGTTGACGTTGTCCACGGCTCCTGCGGTGAACTGGCATCAGGTCTGCATCGACTGCATGGATTGGGCCGATGCCGTGGCGTTGTTGTTGGCGTGTGGACGCTCCGCCGTGTCGCTTCAGCTCGCAACGGCACTAGAAGCCTCCGTTTTGGATTGCTTGCCTGGTTGGAGTGGCCCGGCCAAGGGTCAACACAGGTTGTTGTTGTTGGTGGCCCCGGATGGTATTGCAAGCCTGAAACGCTTAGCCGCTGATTCCGGGGCTGATCTGCAGGATCTTGGCCCGGAGGATTTCAACGCTGGCAATGGTTTACGGGAACTGAGTTGGAATCACACCACGTTGCACATGCGCGCTTCGGAGCCAGGCTGGACATACCTGCAAATGCTGTTACCGCAACCAGAACTCCCTGCCATGCAGGCGCTTCGGGACCATTGGGGTGATGATTTGCTGTGGCATCTGGAGCTTGTGAAACAGCAAGGCTCCGTGCGTGTGGCGGCATTACCGCTTGTGCGTTGGCGTGGGGCTGCGTTGTTAGAGCAGCTCATGGACGACTGTCGTGCCCATGGCGCTTTCGTGTTTAACCCCCATGTGATCACCGTGGAAGACGGGGGGCTTGGTGTTGTAGACGGTGATCAAGTCGCAGCCAAACAACGCTTTGATCCGGATGGCCTGATGAACCCCGGCAAACTTCGCGGTTGGCTCGAGCGTACTCAAAACAGCTGA
- a CDS encoding DUF4359 domain-containing protein, with the protein MFRFFTRQHPPVTALLAVSFGVAGALALIWTNPSFDEYEAHAGDQLVLLAAEELCDENALSMLLRLWVKDCSALVTSQRGALADLAGRFTTRWNFGIGSVYVTQIGSKTLLPGLSLPEAEVVSLGLAGRFVILRAETNPGFEE; encoded by the coding sequence GTGTTCCGTTTTTTCACGCGTCAGCATCCGCCAGTCACGGCATTGTTGGCGGTGAGCTTTGGTGTAGCTGGGGCTTTGGCGCTGATTTGGACCAACCCGTCTTTTGATGAGTACGAGGCCCATGCCGGTGATCAGTTGGTGCTGCTTGCTGCCGAAGAACTGTGCGATGAAAATGCGTTATCGATGTTGCTGCGGTTATGGGTGAAGGATTGTTCCGCTCTTGTGACATCGCAGCGAGGGGCCCTCGCTGATTTGGCGGGTCGATTCACAACGCGTTGGAACTTTGGAATCGGCAGCGTCTACGTCACGCAAATTGGATCTAAAACGTTGCTGCCTGGTTTGAGCCTGCCGGAGGCAGAAGTTGTGAGCCTTGGCTTGGCTGGTCGTTTTGTCATCCTGCGGGCTGAAACGAATCCGGGTTTCGAGGAGTGA
- a CDS encoding PIN/TRAM domain-containing protein — MVDPLILLLFILSGSAAGWMGIHLLPIGVVNETTDAEQLRLILTASGGGIGLIAGLVFKRLRVSLMQQVRTMPTDLLVSRALGLILGLLVANLLLLPVLLLPFSGGVALVKPLLAVVSNVFFGILGSNLAEVHGRTLLRLFNPASTEALLVADGVLTPATAKILDTSVIIDGRIRGMLACGLLEGQVIVAESVIDEMQQLSDSTNIEKRAKGRRGLKLLRDLRETYGRRLVINSTRYDGKGTDDRLLQLAGDTGGTLVTADFNLAQVAQVKSLKVMNLSELVIALRPEVQPGDELKLKIVREGKEASQGVGYLEDGTMVVVNDARELIGQRRPVVVTGALQTPTGRMVFARLEANKENKSSDKGKSQVKSEAKSKTDQTTAQRPIDPR, encoded by the coding sequence ATGGTGGATCCGCTCATCCTGCTGCTGTTCATCCTCTCCGGCTCTGCCGCTGGGTGGATGGGAATTCATCTCCTTCCGATCGGAGTGGTGAACGAAACCACCGATGCAGAGCAACTTCGTTTGATCCTGACGGCCTCAGGCGGTGGGATTGGATTGATCGCTGGCCTCGTCTTCAAAAGGCTGCGGGTGAGCCTGATGCAGCAGGTCCGCACGATGCCGACCGATCTGCTTGTAAGCCGAGCCTTGGGATTAATCCTGGGCTTGCTGGTAGCCAATTTGCTGCTGCTTCCGGTTTTGCTGCTGCCTTTCTCCGGTGGCGTTGCGCTGGTCAAGCCACTCCTGGCGGTTGTCAGCAATGTGTTTTTCGGAATATTGGGAAGCAACCTCGCCGAAGTGCATGGACGCACCCTGCTTCGGTTGTTCAACCCAGCCAGCACTGAAGCACTGCTGGTCGCCGATGGAGTGCTCACCCCAGCGACCGCAAAAATCCTCGATACAAGCGTGATCATCGATGGTCGTATTCGCGGCATGCTCGCCTGTGGCCTGTTGGAGGGTCAGGTGATCGTTGCGGAATCTGTGATTGATGAGATGCAGCAACTATCGGATTCGACCAACATCGAAAAACGGGCTAAAGGTCGTCGTGGACTGAAATTATTGAGGGATTTACGTGAAACCTATGGCCGCAGGTTGGTGATCAACAGCACCCGGTACGACGGCAAAGGCACCGACGACCGCCTGCTTCAACTCGCTGGAGACACTGGCGGAACCTTGGTGACAGCAGATTTCAACCTGGCCCAAGTCGCTCAAGTGAAATCCCTCAAGGTGATGAATCTGAGTGAGTTGGTCATTGCATTGCGCCCAGAAGTGCAACCTGGTGATGAACTCAAATTAAAAATCGTTCGGGAGGGCAAAGAAGCCAGCCAAGGGGTTGGTTACCTCGAGGACGGAACGATGGTGGTCGTCAACGATGCGCGGGAGCTCATTGGACAGCGACGTCCTGTCGTGGTGACCGGTGCCCTACAAACACCGACTGGTCGGATGGTGTTTGCTCGGCTCGAGGCCAACAAAGAAAATAAATCAAGTGATAAGGGAAAAAGTCAGGTCAAGAGTGAGGCCAAGTCCAAAACCGATCAAACCACTGCTCAACGACCCATCGACCCCCGCTAG
- the panB gene encoding 3-methyl-2-oxobutanoate hydroxymethyltransferase has protein sequence MRPFDLIRFKQSGRPITMLTAWDCLSAALVEAAGADVVLVGDSLGMVALGHATTLPVTLDQMLHHTLAVARGFTASHDQQPLLVCDLPFLSYQCGADLAVAAAGKLLKESSAAAVKLEGADPEIVAVVARLVRMGIPVMGHLGLTPQSVHRLGYRRQALDPVSQDRLIQQALTLEEMGCFALVLEHVPAELAGRARDELGIPVIGIGAGDDCDGQVRVTADLLGMTPQQPPFSPPLLNGRQLCTEALRGWIQQHRAGSPTTAPPPAKPDC, from the coding sequence ATGCGTCCCTTCGACCTGATCCGTTTCAAGCAGAGCGGACGCCCAATCACCATGCTGACGGCTTGGGATTGCCTCTCGGCTGCCTTGGTTGAGGCGGCAGGGGCCGACGTGGTTTTGGTGGGTGATTCGTTGGGGATGGTGGCGTTGGGCCATGCCACCACGCTGCCAGTCACCCTCGATCAAATGCTGCATCACACCCTTGCCGTGGCCAGAGGATTTACGGCATCCCATGACCAGCAGCCGCTGCTCGTTTGTGACTTGCCATTCCTCAGCTATCAATGTGGTGCAGACCTGGCGGTGGCCGCTGCGGGAAAACTCCTCAAAGAATCCTCCGCCGCTGCGGTGAAGTTGGAGGGAGCGGATCCCGAGATCGTCGCTGTTGTGGCCCGGCTGGTGCGAATGGGCATCCCTGTCATGGGTCACTTGGGCCTGACGCCTCAATCGGTGCATCGTTTGGGATACCGACGCCAAGCCCTGGATCCAGTCAGTCAGGACCGTCTGATCCAACAGGCCTTGACCCTCGAGGAAATGGGTTGTTTTGCCCTCGTGCTGGAGCATGTTCCCGCCGAGCTGGCCGGGCGAGCAAGGGATGAGCTAGGAATTCCTGTGATCGGCATCGGCGCCGGCGACGACTGTGATGGGCAGGTGCGTGTCACAGCAGATCTATTGGGTATGACCCCACAACAACCGCCGTTCAGCCCCCCTTTGTTGAATGGACGCCAGCTCTGCACAGAGGCCCTGAGGGGCTGGATCCAGCAGCATCGGGCTGGCTCTCCCACCACAGCACCACCTCCAGCAAAACCCGATTGCTAA
- the hemW gene encoding radical SAM family heme chaperone HemW, protein MPYPAPPRSAYLHIPFCHRRCYYCDFAVVPLGDRARGGQGPGSASIQSYLKVLHREIAFAPTGPPLSTVYFGGGTPSLLSPDQIADLLDQLRLRYGLQEGAEITLEMDPASFDQHQLKKVLALGVNRISLGGQSFDDSVLEQLGRRHRAKDLLEACEWMDDAYRSGELSSWSLDLIQSLPGQTLAGWEHQLDRAIACGSPHISIYDLSVEPGTVFHHRLNQGDLALPDDDVSCDLMALTSARLSTAGLRRYEISNHARPGHASRHNRVYWSGAGWWGFGMGATSAPWGQRIARPRTREAYAAWLDDHRESECGLGVPLDEQLLVGLRREEGMDLGAFNLSSAQITALEERWAPFLKEGLMQRRAGRWCLKDPEGMALSNRVLLEVVLWWESQPDAAGSSPSGPLCRAGVHSTKGG, encoded by the coding sequence ATGCCTTATCCCGCTCCACCTCGCAGCGCCTACCTCCACATTCCTTTCTGCCACCGTCGCTGTTACTACTGCGACTTTGCTGTTGTTCCCCTTGGAGATCGGGCCCGCGGTGGCCAGGGACCAGGGAGTGCTTCAATCCAAAGTTATCTCAAGGTCTTGCATCGTGAGATCGCTTTTGCACCAACGGGTCCACCGCTTTCTACGGTGTATTTCGGAGGTGGAACTCCATCGCTTTTAAGTCCGGATCAGATCGCTGATTTGCTCGATCAGCTCCGGTTGCGCTACGGGCTGCAAGAAGGTGCGGAAATCACCCTTGAGATGGATCCCGCCAGTTTTGATCAGCATCAGCTGAAGAAAGTTTTGGCCCTTGGGGTGAACCGGATCAGCCTTGGGGGCCAAAGTTTTGATGATTCGGTCTTGGAGCAGTTGGGTCGACGCCATCGCGCCAAGGATCTCTTAGAGGCCTGTGAATGGATGGACGATGCCTATCGATCTGGGGAACTCAGCTCTTGGAGCTTGGATTTGATTCAGAGCCTGCCTGGACAGACCCTGGCGGGCTGGGAGCATCAGTTGGATCGGGCCATCGCCTGTGGATCGCCGCATATCTCGATTTACGACCTTTCTGTGGAACCGGGAACGGTGTTCCATCACAGGCTCAACCAAGGTGATCTGGCATTGCCCGACGACGATGTCTCCTGCGATCTGATGGCACTGACATCGGCCCGTCTATCCACAGCGGGGTTGCGTCGTTACGAGATTTCTAACCATGCCAGGCCTGGGCATGCGTCGCGGCACAACCGGGTGTATTGGAGTGGAGCGGGTTGGTGGGGGTTTGGCATGGGGGCAACATCCGCCCCATGGGGACAACGCATCGCTCGGCCGCGGACCCGTGAGGCCTATGCAGCGTGGTTGGACGATCACCGTGAATCGGAGTGTGGACTCGGAGTGCCCCTCGATGAGCAGCTGCTGGTGGGATTGCGGCGAGAGGAGGGAATGGATTTGGGTGCGTTCAATCTGAGCTCTGCCCAGATCACAGCCTTGGAAGAGCGATGGGCACCATTCCTCAAAGAGGGATTAATGCAGCGGCGTGCCGGTCGATGGTGTTTAAAAGATCCGGAGGGGATGGCCCTTAGCAATCGGGTTTTGCTGGAGGTGGTGCTGTGGTGGGAGAGCCAGCCCGATGCTGCTGGATCCAGCCCCTCAGGGCCTCTGTGCAGAGCTGGCGTCCATTCAACAAAGGGGGGCTGA
- the ftsZ gene encoding cell division protein FtsZ — MQPHITHSAEAMEMASGRTSLESAGIQPSQSARIEVIGVGGGGSNAVNRMILSDLEGVAYRVLNTDAQALIQSQAIHRLQLGQTLTRGLGAGGNPTIGQKAAEESRTDLHDSLQGADLVFIAAGMGGGTGTGAAPVVAEVAREIGALTVGIVTKPFSFEGRRRMRQADEGIARLAEHVDTLIVIPNDRLRDAIAGSPLQEAFRSADDVLRMGVKGISDIITCPGLVNVDFADVRSVMTEAGTALLGIGIGSGRSRAIEAAQAAIASPLLETERIDGAKGCVINISGGKDMTLEDMTTASEVIYDVVDPEANIIVGAVVDEALEGEIHVTVIATGFENNQTYRSERTNRVANNPLSPQIAEENGARIPEFLRRRQQETENQN; from the coding sequence ATGCAGCCACACATCACTCATTCTGCCGAAGCGATGGAGATGGCGAGCGGTCGGACCTCCTTAGAAAGTGCTGGGATTCAACCCAGCCAGTCGGCTCGCATCGAGGTGATCGGCGTCGGTGGTGGTGGAAGCAATGCGGTCAACCGCATGATCCTGAGCGACCTGGAGGGCGTCGCTTATCGCGTTCTGAATACGGATGCACAAGCCTTAATCCAGTCGCAGGCCATTCATCGCCTGCAACTCGGCCAAACCTTGACAAGAGGCCTAGGTGCCGGCGGTAATCCCACCATCGGCCAGAAAGCAGCGGAAGAATCCCGCACCGATCTGCATGATTCGCTTCAAGGAGCCGATTTAGTTTTCATCGCGGCTGGCATGGGCGGCGGAACGGGAACGGGTGCCGCCCCCGTTGTCGCGGAGGTCGCCCGTGAGATTGGTGCCCTCACCGTCGGCATCGTCACGAAGCCCTTCAGCTTCGAAGGACGTCGGCGCATGCGCCAAGCCGACGAAGGCATTGCTCGATTAGCAGAGCACGTCGACACTTTGATCGTGATTCCGAACGATCGACTCCGTGATGCCATTGCTGGGTCACCGCTTCAAGAAGCATTCCGCAGCGCTGACGACGTTTTGCGGATGGGCGTCAAGGGCATAAGCGACATCATTACTTGCCCTGGCCTGGTCAACGTTGATTTTGCCGATGTCCGGTCGGTGATGACGGAAGCCGGAACAGCCCTCCTCGGCATCGGCATCGGGTCCGGTCGGTCCCGTGCGATCGAGGCAGCACAGGCGGCAATTGCCAGCCCCCTTCTCGAAACCGAACGCATTGATGGAGCGAAGGGCTGCGTCATCAATATCAGCGGTGGCAAGGACATGACCCTTGAGGACATGACCACAGCCTCTGAAGTGATTTACGACGTGGTTGATCCAGAAGCCAACATCATTGTTGGTGCAGTCGTTGATGAAGCGCTTGAAGGAGAGATTCACGTCACCGTGATCGCCACGGGCTTCGAAAACAACCAAACCTACCGATCTGAACGCACGAATCGCGTCGCTAATAATCCGTTATCTCCCCAAATCGCGGAAGAAAACGGAGCTCGGATTCCTGAGTTTTTAAGACGTCGGCAACAGGAAACCGAGAACCAGAACTGA
- the miaB gene encoding tRNA (N6-isopentenyl adenosine(37)-C2)-methylthiotransferase MiaB, producing the protein MTATSLKTLIPPSEQGLDQNHRSYWITTFGCQMNKADSERMAGILETMGYREATAELDADLVLYNTCTIRDNAEQKVYSYLGRQAQRKRDNPNLTLVVAGCVAQQEGESLLRRVPELDLVMGPQHANRLETLLQQVDSGQQVVATEEHHILEDITTARRDSAICGWVNVIYGCNERCTYCVVPSVRGQEQSRQPGAIRLEMEGLAAQGFKEITLLGQNIDAYGRDLPGITAEGRREHTLTDLLHQVHDVEGLERLRFATSHPRYFTERLIDACADLPKVCEHFHIPFQSGDNELLKSMARGYTVERYRRIIDRIRDRMPDASISADVIVGFPGETDAQYRRTLNLIDEIAFDQVNTAAYSPRPNTPAATWDNQLSESVKVERLKEINALVERNARERNARYQGRTEEVLAEGINPKDPEQLMGRTRTNRLTFFSATSADGHLYQPGDLVNVRIDAVRSFSLSGTPLPSTP; encoded by the coding sequence ATGACAGCGACATCCCTGAAAACGTTGATCCCACCGTCTGAACAGGGACTGGATCAAAACCATCGCAGCTATTGGATTACCACCTTTGGCTGCCAGATGAATAAGGCTGACTCCGAGCGGATGGCTGGGATCCTCGAGACGATGGGGTACCGCGAGGCGACAGCAGAACTCGACGCAGATTTGGTTCTCTACAACACCTGCACCATTCGCGATAACGCCGAGCAAAAGGTTTACAGCTATCTAGGTCGACAAGCTCAGCGAAAACGGGACAATCCCAACCTCACCCTGGTGGTGGCGGGATGTGTTGCGCAACAAGAAGGTGAATCGCTACTCCGTCGCGTGCCTGAATTGGATCTCGTCATGGGGCCCCAACACGCCAATCGCCTCGAGACCCTTCTGCAGCAGGTGGATAGCGGACAGCAGGTCGTCGCCACCGAAGAGCATCACATCCTTGAAGACATCACAACGGCTCGACGCGACAGCGCCATCTGTGGCTGGGTCAATGTGATTTATGGGTGCAATGAACGCTGTACCTACTGCGTTGTGCCATCCGTCCGTGGACAAGAACAATCCCGTCAGCCTGGGGCGATCCGGCTTGAGATGGAGGGTCTTGCGGCCCAAGGATTCAAGGAAATCACGCTTCTGGGACAAAACATTGATGCCTATGGGCGTGATCTACCTGGGATCACAGCAGAAGGACGCCGTGAACACACTCTTACGGATCTCCTTCACCAGGTTCATGACGTCGAGGGACTTGAACGCCTGCGTTTTGCCACGAGTCATCCGAGATATTTCACCGAACGATTAATTGACGCCTGCGCTGACCTTCCCAAAGTCTGCGAACACTTTCACATCCCCTTTCAAAGCGGCGATAACGAACTCTTGAAGTCCATGGCCCGCGGTTACACGGTGGAGCGTTACCGGAGAATCATCGATCGCATTCGCGATCGGATGCCCGATGCCTCAATTAGCGCTGATGTGATTGTGGGTTTTCCAGGCGAAACAGATGCTCAATACCGACGAACCCTGAATCTGATCGACGAGATCGCCTTCGATCAGGTGAACACCGCCGCTTATTCACCCAGGCCCAATACCCCGGCTGCCACTTGGGACAATCAGCTCTCAGAAAGCGTGAAGGTCGAGCGTCTCAAGGAAATCAATGCCTTGGTGGAACGCAATGCCCGCGAACGCAATGCCCGGTATCAAGGACGGACGGAAGAAGTTCTTGCCGAGGGCATCAACCCCAAGGATCCTGAACAACTGATGGGTCGTACCCGCACCAACCGGCTCACGTTTTTCAGTGCCACTTCGGCCGATGGGCATCTTTACCAGCCTGGAGATCTTGTGAACGTTCGCATTGATGCGGTGCGTTCTTTTTCTCTCAGCGGGACCCCCCTACCCAGCACCCCCTGA
- a CDS encoding amidohydrolase family protein yields MSQNPNRSDFLQAWIPRGLLELQAQHRVPACTLEGLTPVQIQWCEGVLEDLRPLDADQSPPEHVVLPRLVDAHVHLDKAFTWQDHPNLLGTYEEALKANLVEHQSRSTELVLIRGERALQQAFMQGLRAVRSHIDSGGPGAASSWDALELLQRRWQDRVELQLVALAPLPFWTSAEAESMARRLAKCRGLLGGVLDPSMVGPAVDQSLKALLELADRHGLAVDLHIDEADHAPAQGVKQLLRALTITPVEVPITCSHASSLALLPQAALQRLGERMIRANLQVVALPLTNAWLLERRSDITPLQRPQAPIRQLQRSGVRVAVAGDNVADPWFPAGDFDPLSLMAAAIPLTQLLPWQRLGLAPFTTAAAGVLGLSWDGVLRRGAPADLVAVKGTSWSDVLRGSSSRRVLVQGQWLSSTFPTK; encoded by the coding sequence GTGAGTCAGAACCCCAATCGATCCGATTTCCTTCAAGCCTGGATCCCGCGCGGGTTGCTTGAGCTTCAGGCTCAACACCGTGTGCCGGCATGCACGCTGGAGGGGCTTACGCCCGTACAGATCCAGTGGTGTGAAGGTGTCTTAGAGGATCTGCGGCCCCTAGATGCAGATCAATCTCCACCAGAGCATGTGGTGTTGCCACGGCTCGTGGATGCCCATGTGCATCTCGATAAAGCCTTCACCTGGCAAGACCATCCCAATCTTCTCGGCACCTATGAGGAAGCCTTAAAGGCCAATCTGGTGGAGCACCAATCCCGATCGACAGAGCTGGTGTTGATCCGCGGCGAACGGGCTCTGCAGCAAGCGTTCATGCAGGGGTTGAGGGCCGTTCGTAGCCACATTGATAGTGGTGGCCCTGGAGCGGCATCGAGTTGGGACGCGCTTGAGCTGCTCCAACGTCGTTGGCAGGATCGGGTTGAGCTTCAACTTGTTGCCCTTGCACCTCTTCCCTTTTGGACGAGTGCTGAGGCGGAATCCATGGCCAGGCGACTCGCGAAGTGCCGGGGGCTTCTGGGCGGGGTGCTGGATCCATCAATGGTGGGGCCAGCGGTCGATCAGTCGTTGAAGGCCCTACTTGAGCTGGCTGATCGCCATGGCCTTGCCGTGGATTTGCATATTGATGAAGCCGACCATGCACCGGCACAAGGGGTGAAACAGCTCCTACGGGCCTTGACGATCACTCCGGTGGAGGTGCCGATCACTTGCAGTCATGCCAGCAGCCTTGCGCTGTTGCCCCAGGCAGCGTTGCAACGACTTGGCGAGCGCATGATCAGGGCCAATCTGCAGGTGGTTGCCCTACCCCTGACGAATGCTTGGTTGCTGGAACGACGATCCGACATCACTCCGCTGCAGCGGCCTCAAGCTCCCATCCGACAACTCCAACGATCTGGCGTCCGCGTTGCCGTTGCCGGCGACAACGTCGCTGATCCCTGGTTCCCTGCTGGTGATTTCGATCCTCTGTCGTTGATGGCTGCTGCCATTCCACTCACCCAGCTTTTGCCTTGGCAGCGTCTTGGTTTGGCGCCCTTCACGACGGCGGCGGCCGGAGTTCTTGGCCTGTCTTGGGATGGGGTGCTGCGTCGGGGTGCCCCTGCCGATCTGGTGGCGGTGAAGGGAACGAGTTGGTCGGATGTCTTGCGCGGGTCGTCGTCTCGGCGTGTTCTCGTTCAGGGGCAATGGTTGTCGTCGACATTCCCGACCAAGTAA